Proteins encoded by one window of Lathyrus oleraceus cultivar Zhongwan6 chromosome 1, CAAS_Psat_ZW6_1.0, whole genome shotgun sequence:
- the LOC127075355 gene encoding WPP domain-associated protein has translation MMESFTVLNGGGERVCENGFKEEGDSLGDHILEEMESFFLDIDERLIISRMVSDSVIKGVVNAVEEQAAERIAQKESEVVGLKEKLGSLCVGLDETKKMWYSVRCNGPREDVAHRCLDGFMEKNGAMKPVDSLKLELHEQLNQLRKEINKIRGPSSLRRFSSGSDLVGLGGILQENVPGRWIYVDKAFDSLKDTMDSFCRRIETMDRLSKATTHSEWQEEQEFQLEIEWMVVRNRIQSLQQEFEQKLCGVCESESRNSCNQFKEISSLRQDLDSIFRTLAVYETGTLISHGSLEHTEDWCHNKRAEHIHLKLSTDHLPASTVEENGKHEDSKITKPDNLDSASLKSMSKDDLITYITKMRRNHESQVQEKTEENFCLRRELLNLKERGSSFSLKKDKDFDLLKKKIPDVVSKLNEILDGNEKLRQFSENIESLNSFKDRLDFLQTENHQLKDMLTDKNKEVKSLSSQLSVAMEKSSQQQLTEESLLRTVQKLEDDVGDAHAEVSTIQDVYKCLLEDMESKCRFITEDLHLKSGFMQEIYEVILKDTVDSVQASNGLKIEEANIKSVMMQGLLDINQIIFKEALVDADEALKHKASENKKLIYEIHTLKSKVEEKENLIKGAADALEQEKRKMESASEELDNLRAQADSQQKWIVENSKELGVTKSNLVAAAKEIEKYIKQIYELDQNLEQKRNELGEIDKERRELCAVIEKQQDALKCNEAKERETTKQMESTVNLVHKLLTMVTDLEASVNEDISRNCSRLESMSSEFCFLKNKASALKTMGLVYKQRLETKSSNLANAEAEVDLLGDEVDTLLRLLERIYVALDHYSHILQHYPGIMEILKLVRKELTGDSRKHV, from the exons ATGATGGAGAGTTTTACTGTTTTGAATGGTGGTGGTGAAAGGGTTTGTGAAAATGGTTTTAAGGAGGAAGGTGATAGTCTTGGTGATCACATACTTGAGGAAATGGAGTCATTTTTTCTTGATATTGATGAAAGGTTGATTATCTCTAGGATGGTGAGTGACTCTGTCATAAAGGGTGTGGTTAATGCTGTTGAGGAGCAGGCAGCTGAGAGAATTGCTCAGAAAGAATCGGAGGTGGTTGGGTTGAAGGAAAAGCTAGGTAGTTTGTGTGTTGGTTTGGATGAAACTAAAAAGATGTGGTATTCGGTGCGTTGTAATGGACCCCGTGAAGATGTTGCACACCGTTGTTTAGATGGTTTTATGGAGAAGAATGGAGCTATGAAGCCTGTGGATAGTCTTAAACTTGAGTTACACGAGCAGTTGAATCAGCTGAGgaaagaaataaataaaattagAGGACCTAGTTCCTTAAGAAGATTTAGTTCAGGTTCTGATTTGGTGGGTTTAGGTGGTATTTTGCAGGAGAATGTGCCTGGAAGATGGATTTATGTCGATAAAGCTTTTGATAGTCTGAAAGATACTATGGACTCTTTCTGTAGAAGGATAGAAACCATGGATCGGTTATCGAAGGCAACAACACATTCTGAGTGGCAGGAGGAGCAAGAGTTTCAGTTGGAAATTGAGTGGATGGTTGTTCGCAATCGTATCCAGAGTTTGCAGCAAGAGTTTGAACAAAAACTATGTGGCGTTTGTGAATCTGAAAGTAGAAATAGTTGTAACCAATTTAAAGAGATCTCAAGTTTGCGTCAGGATTTGGATTCAATTTTTAGAACACTAGCTGTTTACGAAACTGGAACGCTTATTTCTCATGGGTCCTTAGAGCATACGGAGGATTGGTGTCATAATAAGAGGGCAGAGCATATCCACTTGAAGCTTTCAACAGATCATTTGCCGGCTTCAACTGTGGAAGAAAACGGGAAGCATGAGGATTCAAAGATTACCAAGCCTGACAATCTGGATTCTGCCTCACTAAAGAGCATGTCTAAAGATGATTTGATTACTTATATAACTAAGATGAGAAGAAACCACGAATCTCAAGTGCAAGAGAAGACGGAAGAAAACTTTTGTCTTAGGCGGGAACTATTGAATTTGAAAGAAAGAGGTTCTTCCTTTTCATTGAAGAAAGACAAGGACTTTGATTTGTTGAAGAAAAAAATCCCCGATGTTGTCTCAAAGTTGAATGAAATCCTTGATGGAAATGAGAAATTGCGTCAATTCAGTGAAAATATTGAATCTCTTAACAGTTTCAAAGATAGATTGGATTTCTTACAAACTGAGAATCATCAACTGAAGGACATGCTAACCGATAAGAACAAGGAAGTTAAAAGTCTCTCTTCTCAGCTTTCTGTCGCTATGGAAAAGTCATCACAACAACAACTGACTGAGGAAAGTTTGTTACGAACTGTTCAAAAGCTTGAGGATGATGTTGGGGATGCACATGCTGAAGTTTCAACTATTCAAGATGTATATAAATGTCTCCTTGAAGATATGGAAAGTAAATGTAGATTCATTACTGAAGACTTGCATCTCAAGTCTGGTTTCATGCAAGAAATATATGAAGTAATATTGAAAGATACTGTTGATAGTGTTCAAGCTTCTAATGGATTGAAAATAGAAGAAGCAAATATCAAGTCAGTTATGATGCAAGGGCTTCTGGATATTAATCAAATTATATTCAAAGAAGCTTTGGTAGATGCGGATGAAGCATTAAAGCACAAAGCTTCTGAGAACAAAAAACTAATATATGAAATACATACATTGAAATCAAAAGTGGAAGAAAAGGAGAATTTAATAAAAGGGGCAGCGGATGCTTTGGAACAAGAAAAGCGAAAGATGGAATCTGCCTCTGAAGAGCTTGACAATTTAAGAGCTCAGGCTGATAGTCAACAAAAATGGATTGTGGAGAACAGCAAAGAGTTGGGTGTTACTAAGAGTAACCTGGTTGCAGCAGCAAAGGAAATTGAAAAATACATAAAGCAAATCTACGAGTTAGATCAAAATCTTGAACAAAAAAGGAATGAACTTGGAGAAATTGATAAAGAAAGAAGAGAACTTTGTGCTGTTATAGAAAAGCAACAAGATGCATTGAAATGTAATGAGGCAAAAGAAAGGGAAACCACTAAGCAAATGGAATCAACAGTTAATCTTGTCCACAAATTATTGACAATGGTTACTGATCTAGAAGCTAGTGTAAATGAAGATATTTCAAGAAATTGTTCGAG GCTTGAAAGCATGAGTTCTGAGTTCTGTTTCCTCAAGAACAAAGCCAGTGCACTTAAAACCATGGGATTGGTGTACAAGCAAAGGTTGGAAACAAAAAGTTCTAATCTTGCAAATGCTGAAGCAGAG GTTGATCTTTTAGGAGACGAGGTAGATACTCTTCTTAGACTCCTGGAAAGGATTTACGTTGCACTCGACCATTATTCACACATACTGCAGCATTACCCTGGG